A segment of the Streptococcus chenjunshii genome:
GACGGAAGCTGATATTATGAGCACTTTGAGCAAGCTGTCTGGCATTCCGGTTGAAAAACTGACACAGGCAGACAGTAAAAAATACCTTAATTTAGAAAAAGAGCTGCATAAGCGTGTTATCGGTCAGGCAGCCGCTGTCTCCGCAATCAGCCGGGCTATCCGCCGGAACCAGTCTGGGATCCGCAGCGGCAGACGCCCGATTGGATCTTTCATGTTTCTGGGGCCGACAGGTGTCGGTAAAACGGAATTGGCAAAAGCTTTGGCAGAAGTCCTTTTTGATGATGAATCAGCTCTGATTCGTTTTGATATGTCAGAATATATGGAGAAATTTGCAGCCAGCCGTCTCAATGGAGCGCCGCCCGGATATGTGGGCTATGAAGAAGGCGGTGAATTGACTGAAAAAGTCCGCAATAAACCTTATTCAGTCCTGCTTTTTGATGAAGTCGAAAAAGCCCATCCGGATATTTTCAATGTTCTGCTGCAAGTTCTTGACGATGGAATGCTGACCGACAGCCGCGGCCGCCAGGTTGATTTTTCCAATACAATCATTATTATGACCAGCAACTTAGGAGCAACAGCTCTGCGCGATGATAAAACTGTCGGTTTTGGTGCCAAAGCTGTCAGTCAGGATTATCAAGCGATGCAGGGCAGGATTCTAGAAGAGCTCAAACATGCCTATCGGCCAGAATTTCTTAATCGAATTGATGAAAAGGTGGTTTTCCACAGCTTAAGCCAAGACGATATGCGTGAAGTGGTTAAGATTATGGTGCAGCCTTTGATCAACAATCTGGCAGAAAAAGAGATTAGTCTTAAGTTTCAGCCTTCAGCCTTAAAACATCTGGCTCAAGACGGCTATGATCCTGAAATGGGGGCTCGGCCTCTGCGCCGGACCCTGCAGACTCAGGTTGAGGACAAACTGTCTGAGCTGGTTCTCTCGGGAGAATTAACCAGCGGCAGTGCGGTCAAGATTGGCTTCTCAAAAGGGCGATTAAAATTTGCCCTCGCCTGATAGATGAATAATTTCCGGCCAGTCCTATTTGAGCCGGGCCGTCTGTATACTGCAAAGACAGTTTTTAGACAGGCTGCAGGTATATTGACAAAGTTCTTAGAAATGCTATTTTCTAAGGGCTTTTTTATGTTGGTCTATTCTTTTTTTGTTATAATAAAGCTAAGAAAAGCAAAGGGAGGGAATGCTATGAAACTAACAACTATCGGCTGCTGGGGCGGCTATCCTTATAAAGAGCAAGGGACCACTTCGTACCTGCTGACCGGAGAAAATGGGTTTCAGCTTCTCATTGACGCTGGCAGCCGAGCCCTCAATGAATTGGAAAAAGAGCTCAGCCCCTTGGATTTAGACGCTGTTATTATCAGCCATTATCATCCTGATCATGTAGCAGACTTGGGCGTCCTTCGCCATTACCGTCAGCTTTACCCTAAAGCCCTTTGGCAGTCTAAAGTTTTGCCGACTTACGGCCATAATGAAGATAAGAGCGAATTTGCTAAACTGACTTTGGAAGGTGTTGCTGAAGGAATTGCCTATGATGTTAACGGGATTGAAACAATCGGGCCTTTTTCCGTCAGTTTTATCAAGACAGTGCATCCGGTAGTCTGCTATGCCATGCGTATTGTTGAGCGTGACAGCGGTCAGGT
Coding sequences within it:
- a CDS encoding MBL fold metallo-hydrolase produces the protein MKLTTIGCWGGYPYKEQGTTSYLLTGENGFQLLIDAGSRALNELEKELSPLDLDAVIISHYHPDHVADLGVLRHYRQLYPKALWQSKVLPTYGHNEDKSEFAKLTLEGVAEGIAYDVNGIETIGPFSVSFIKTVHPVVCYAMRIVERDSGQVLVFTGDTGYFAELLPFTKGADLFLADVYLYEGQEGHPAHLTSKEAGKIAAQAGVQRLVLTHLPQFGPENTDSDNHLEVLRQQAAHHAQGVPVDLAEPHKAWDLGKL